One window of Methanothermobacter tenebrarum genomic DNA carries:
- a CDS encoding cation-translocating P-type ATPase — MPTWFKFSKMEIEEVLKALKTSENGLTGADVKARLERYGYNEVKFKRENPVFRFLKQFKSLLIYILLVVSVFTILIGEWVDAVVIIGVVFINSLIGFIQEGKATKAMESLQKLVKTETKVIRDDKSLSIPSSLLVPGDIVKLEMGDKVPADIRVIRAKNLFVDESALTGESVPVEKVPVKLSESDINKGEFKNTLFSGTLLTEGAGTGVVVSTGSETEIGKISRVVQREGVKTPLIKKIDDFSRSIALAIIAVAAFNFIIALLFGYEIIFSFLASTSLAVAAIPEGLPAIITITPALGVADMARRNAIVRNLPSVETLGSVTVICSDKTGTLTKNEMTVKCICAGGGFYEVAAMKQMVKSDTMDQNLRTSQNHSD; from the coding sequence TTGCCAACTTGGTTTAAATTTTCAAAAATGGAAATTGAAGAGGTCCTGAAAGCCCTTAAAACATCAGAAAATGGTTTAACCGGAGCTGATGTTAAAGCAAGACTTGAAAGGTATGGCTACAACGAAGTAAAATTTAAAAGGGAAAACCCGGTTTTCAGGTTCCTCAAACAATTTAAAAGCCTCCTCATCTACATACTCCTCGTGGTTTCAGTCTTCACCATCCTCATCGGTGAATGGGTGGACGCTGTAGTGATAATAGGAGTTGTATTTATAAACTCTCTTATAGGATTCATACAGGAGGGAAAAGCTACAAAGGCCATGGAATCACTCCAGAAACTCGTGAAAACAGAAACTAAAGTAATAAGAGATGATAAGAGTTTATCAATACCATCATCACTCCTCGTCCCAGGGGATATTGTTAAACTGGAAATGGGTGACAAGGTACCCGCAGATATAAGGGTTATACGGGCAAAGAACCTCTTCGTGGATGAATCGGCATTAACCGGAGAATCCGTACCCGTAGAGAAGGTCCCTGTGAAACTTTCAGAATCCGATATCAATAAGGGTGAATTCAAAAACACCCTCTTCAGCGGCACCCTATTAACAGAGGGCGCCGGAACCGGAGTCGTTGTTTCAACAGGATCAGAAACAGAAATAGGGAAAATATCAAGGGTAGTTCAAAGAGAGGGTGTGAAAACCCCACTCATAAAGAAAATCGATGACTTCTCACGTTCCATAGCCCTTGCAATAATAGCCGTAGCAGCATTTAATTTCATCATCGCCCTATTATTTGGATACGAGATCATATTCTCCTTCCTAGCATCCACTTCCCTGGCCGTTGCAGCAATACCAGAGGGACTGCCAGCCATAATAACCATCACCCCCGCCCTGGGTGTTGCAGACATGGCAAGGAGAAATGCCATAGTAAGGAACCTTCCATCAGTGGAGACCCTTGGAAGTGTTACAGTCATATGTTCGGATAAAACCGGTACTCTCACAAAGAATGAGATGACAGTAAAGTGTATCTGTGCTGGGGGAGGATTCTATGAAGTGGCGGCTATGAAACAGATGGTAAAATCAGATACAATGGATCAGAACTTGAGGACCTCCCAGAACCACTCAGATTAA
- a CDS encoding HAD family hydrolase translates to MCSYELRDDLMEIDPQQLRKKLNHLASKGLRVLAFAFKEHSRETVDDNDLKEMVFLGFQGMIDPPRPEAREAIKKCKSAGIRIIMITGDHAKTAEAIAANLGIPVDKSLTGAEISSMDDDELKRAASRYNVYARVPPEGKYRITRVLQSLGNIVAVTGDGV, encoded by the coding sequence ATGTGTAGTTATGAACTCAGAGATGACCTCATGGAAATAGACCCTCAGCAGCTTAGAAAAAAATTGAACCACCTCGCCTCAAAGGGGCTTCGCGTCCTCGCATTCGCATTTAAGGAACATTCCAGGGAAACCGTCGATGATAACGACCTTAAGGAGATGGTTTTCTTGGGATTCCAGGGCATGATCGACCCTCCAAGGCCAGAGGCCAGAGAGGCTATTAAAAAGTGTAAGAGTGCGGGTATAAGGATCATCATGATCACAGGGGATCATGCGAAAACCGCCGAGGCCATAGCAGCGAACCTTGGCATCCCAGTTGATAAAAGTTTAACCGGTGCTGAGATCTCATCCATGGATGATGATGAATTGAAAAGGGCTGCTAGTAGATACAATGTATACGCTAGGGTCCCCCCAGAGGGCAAATATAGGATAACAAGGGTCCTTCAAAGCCTTGGCAATATTGTTGCAGTAACCGGGGATGGTGTATGA